Within the Corticium candelabrum chromosome 6, ooCorCand1.1, whole genome shotgun sequence genome, the region TTGCCAATCTTTATTAAAACTAACGAATTATATAACTCTGATTTACACAGCCAGAGAACCACAAGACCGGGAGATCCGTATCTACGCGGCACCACTACATGTGGCGTGCTTTGACAAAAAGCTTTGTGCCAGTCTCCATATTACGTACGTAACTCTACTTGGTCATTATGCGTTTCTGCTAAGCGATCTTTTAGCATCAAACATGTCGTACTAGTGCTAGACGTATCAGTAAATATATTACAGTAAGTTTTACAATTTTCCTTGCTCACGAGTACTCGGCATATATGGTTCTGCTCGGCAAACAGAGCTAATGTTTTcggaaattaattaattagccgATCAAGCATCAAAGACGCGATTGACGAACAAAACCACATGCTTTCAGGTTAAAATTTGCCTAGACATGTATTGACATGCATGGTAACTTAAGCAGAAATTAAGTAAGGGCACAAGATAATTActggttttaattaattagttttgAGGTATCGCTTAGACCCTAAAAATTAAATCTCTTCTTATGCATAACCTATATATTAAACGTACAAGTGACATTTCATTTTACAGTTTACGAACTACCTCGACACTAACTACTCAGTAATTATCTTATGCTGTCAATCTCTGCCTCAGTTTCAAGGCCAGATAATTTAAAACATGAGCCCGTAACCATAAATTTTGCAAGACTTTCGTCATAATGAATTCTTGAAATGAAAAATTGTCTCTTGAGCACTAGTGTTAAAGGATAGTCTGGTCTTCGGTGATAGTACTTCCTATGTACTAATGCTGCTTGCAATTTACCATGTTACAGCTATGAACATTTTGGGCAATTGTTATCGATCACACGGAAACTACGATGAAGCCGTCTCGTGGCATGAGAAAGCTAGaaaattgctgcaacaacaagaTCAAACACCTCAACAAGATGTTAATGTTTCTACAAGTTAGTTTACATTTCACTTTTAACATGACTTTGGATTGTTGCAAATCGAATTGATAACTAGATTTGGGTTTCTTGTCTCTCGACTATTACGAGAAAGGATGTTATGAAGATGCTATAAAGTTGGGTTTGGAAGCACTAAAAATACAACGAAGTCATTCTCCACATCCTCTTGATATTGCAACGAGTAAGTTATCAAGGGCAACTAACGTAAAAATCGAAATTTATTTTATGTTGAAAattgttaattttaattgtaCTAATAATCTAGAACTTGACAGAAAAAATATTTTAGATGTTTATTttaagtctttgctgagaTATGATAGGCCAAAGTTGCCTtgggttcttcaagttccgctaacgggcgtggtgtatAGTATACACGTAACAAAGGGTCGACTTCACGCTAGCGTGTAATCAATCTGTCGCTAAAGCAGGATTCGGTGTTGCGTTGCTGCGagatgcaccaattcgcgcAATTTATACGTAGACGTATTTCGATTTCCGAAAATCCCCAAGCTAAAACAAGAGTGGGGATCGCAAATATGGAGGACAATTGGAAAGACGTTTGTATCGTCCGAGTGACTATCCTACTGAGTACatcctactgagtggacacAGGAGTCTGTGTAGCGGCCActttagcctgattgctttAAGATACGTACAGCCTGATCtttcaagagcttggtctgggctctagaagagcgaaattgaggccaccattttcctTCTACCTGCCTCCACTCTTCAAGATCCAGCACTCTGAAACACCCCAAAGAATAGAGCCGCTTTTCAGAAGCGGGAAAATGAGAGTAAGGAAGAATCTCGTGAAGGactaaaactactgcaaatggctaggagaggtcatGTTCTTAATGACTAAAGACTTGCTTATAGGAGCTTGATCgtcatgtgtagtgaatgcagtcgtataTATCCATTACAGTATACTCAACAGTGAACTCAAACCTTGTGTAGCGTGAATTCAACGCACGAGCGTCAACtcatttgttctctttcttACGTACAGCATTAGGTACTACACTGTGCCAGTATTGTCGCCAGTGTTCGACATTATTATCGTGTAATAATTTGaaacaacctcaaatacgttttgacaacACACTCACTCCACACGAGAccgtatccatcatctcacaacgaccCAAGCCACATCTGTaatggttgtttacttaccttgatgtgcatcgattacaTTTGATATTTCTACTTCTACCTGCATAGTGACAGGCTATTGGGTTGCCTGCCCTCTTCCTCGTcggcttccaaggcagcaggtgATCTCAAAGCTTTAGAGACACTATCTGTTTTGATATctcccagcagatcttctGCATCCTGCAATTCATGAGATGACGGAAGGTTATCATTGCGTAAAACCTCTAGTGGGCTCTTCAAAAGAATAAGTATTTCTGCAATCGCTTCTACCTTAAAAGAGTTGCCTTACATGTAAAAATGTAGTTATTTTTACATGCCGCTGACTATACAAACGCACACGCGTCTCCCGTTTGTGACGTGTACACTGCACCACGTCCGTTGAAACTTGAATAACCGGAAGCAACCGTGAACTCTTAtttctcagcgaagacttagcATAAAAATCTAAGACTGTTTTTCTGTCATATATATACAACTAGAACTTtcgatttccaacataaaagattTTGATTCCTGCGTTGCATTTGCCCTTTAGTAAATTGATTATCAATTCTCGTCACATCAGCTGCATAGTTGTaatgtgaatgtgtgtagGTGAGATGTGGTTAGGTACATATGAAATCAAGGCTGGAAGACTTGAAGAGGCTAGAACCTATTTGCAAACTTCCTTATCAGTTTTGCAAGACATGGTACCTACTAGTCGTCACACCGCAGATTGTGCGTTGgcgtcttcgtcgttctttTTCTGTGTAGATCTGATTGTATGTTTGCAGGTCAATTTTACCTCGCTACGTTGTTTGTTGCTATGAAAGAAGCGTCCCGCGCCAGTCTGCATGTAGAGAAATGTCTTGAGATACGAAAGAAGATTTTTCCAGTTGGTCACAGCAAAATAGGAGAAGGTGGGAAACACGGTCATCCATTTATtctttaattataattaactaGTAAACGATCACTCTTTCTTTCCATTTTGTTTCTAGCCGAGTGTCTTAAACAAGAAATTCAACGGCTGAATGAAAATGCAAGTTACTGACATGATATTCTTACTTTGCTGATTATAGTGTTGCCGTTTGCTTGTGTTCTTGTTAAAATTTATGAGATTGGTTAGCATATCGTACACACTCTAGGTATGTCTAGATAGGATTGGAGCTTGTCAATATTGTAGTCAACAGTCTGTACACTTTCTACACTTGGTTGTCCAGACGTCAGTCTGCCGTTTCAACTTTTATACTCCTactgagctacagacacaTATACACTAGCGTTTGTGGATTATATAAGATTCGTCAATTGATACTCTtctgtcaatttcttctgatACCAAATGAAATACATTGTTTGATGAACTGACTAAGATCATTTATCCAGTGTGTAAAATATCACGCATGCTCGCTAGATCAGTTTCCCATATATTCTTTGGAGATCTGACGTTTTGCGCTAATGTTAGAGCGCTGCACCGCCCGCAACTGGCTAATTTGTTTGGTATGCAGTTCGGACTTAGCGGATGGAACGAAGGTATTTTGGTCTACGAGGCTAGCGGCGCGACCTTTGATCCTCGGTAGTTAGtagacatgttacaaccgcgattttgacataaaggAATAGCTATCTTTTTTTGCACATCTTTCGAGAGGTAAACTGCACCATTTATTCAAAGTGGCCTTagttttgaacgtcgtctgctgAATGTCGTTTTCTCGACACAAAAATCGACTTTTAAATAAATTCAACCTCACGTACGGTGGTATATAATTGCCATGCTTTGCTGTTATACAAATTTCTCATTTACTTTTAATCTTTCTTTGAGTGCACTAGTAACTGGATTGTGCGTCAATATTGGCACTGTTGCATCCAATGCATACATAaaattgtgtactatgtaTTGCAATCtatttcctgtgtgcaattGGATAATGTGGAATTTGCTAATTGGAAAATGTAAAGTACtcaggcaatttaattctatttcataACTACTACAAATTGTTTATTAACAGATAGGATAAAATATGAGGGTATATACACAATATGTATTAAATTGAGTTCTTAACTTACGCCAACTTAAATATCCCTTTTTAGTTGAtggtatcactaatttattgtattacttgttgatgatatcactcattgtgttgttgacacttGTAGGTATACCTGGGATGCCTTTAGCCAATGGCATTTTATTATAGACAACATACCATGGCATGGTTGTTGTaatatggttggtgacataAATGACAATATaatggtgtgtatgtgtgtgtattattgcgtgcgtgtgagtgtgtgtgtgtgtgtgtgtgtgtgtgtgtgtgtgtgtgtgtgtgtgtgtgtgtgtgtgtgtgtgtgtgtatgtagacgtgtttgcatgtgtatttttatttaagtattaacatttatatttattattgtgcCAATACACAGCAGAGTTTTTCTATAGATATTAGGGGTAATGTGAAGCAATTGCGTTCTGCCTATTTgtaatgaaatattttgataTGAAATTAACATGTACAAAGCTAGAAGAATGAggacatttttgttgttgtgatgatTAAATTAAACTACCCAGTAGTGATGACAAATATACATATGATTTGAACTTGTTATTGTGTCGTTCTTTGTTTCTTGGTTTGCTATAATATGTAGGTACATGCAGACTAGTTTCTTGTGGCCAGACTTTAACGCCGTCTTCAAGCTTTCGGCAGGGAAACGGTTAGTGTTGCAGCCAGACCTTGACCCAGCCCTCAAACTGCACAAGGAAACAAACTGGTTTCAGAAGTTTAGACGACTCtatctgtacattgcttctAAACTCTTATAAACAACAATAGCTTTACGAGTTTCAGCTCATTCATAGTCTAGTACACTTTCAAGCAAGTTTACTCACTTGATTCCGTATTCCGAACATTATttgtctgtactggcaaagAAAGCGAGTAGAAAACACAAAAGACTGGCTTGGACAAGGCAAAACCGTGAAGAATGGAGCGATGTCGCTATTAGC harbors:
- the LOC134181428 gene encoding uncharacterized protein LOC134181428 — protein: MLLAIYHVTAMNILGNCYRSHGNYDEAVSWHEKARKLLQQQDQTPQQDVNVSTNLGFLSLDYYEKGCYEDAIKLGLEALKIQRSHSPHPLDIATSEMWLGTYEIKAGRLEEARTYLQTSLSVLQDMVPTSRHTADCQFYLATLFVAMKEASRASLHVEKCLEIRKKIFPVGHSKIGEAECLKQEIQRLNENASY